From a region of the Sander lucioperca isolate FBNREF2018 chromosome 8, SLUC_FBN_1.2, whole genome shotgun sequence genome:
- the LOC116050743 gene encoding norrin has product MKPFISVAPPSGLLLVLMCCPLLGWVQSASSNKASDNGHPHLGDSDPERCMRHHFVETITHPIYKCNSKMVLLARCEGHCSHTTRSDPLISFSSVLKQPFKSTCSCCRPHTSKLKAVRLRCSGGTRITATYRYILACNCEECS; this is encoded by the exons ATGAAACCTTTCATCTCTGTGGCCCCCCCCTCTGGCCTGCTTCTGGTCCTGATGTGCTGCCCCCTGCTGGGCTGGGTCCAGTCCGCCAGCAGCAACAAGGCCAGCGATAACGGACACCCACACCTGGGAGACTCGGACCCAGAGCGCTGCATGAGACACCACTTTGTGGAGACCATCACACACCCCATTTATAAGTGCAACTCCAAG ATGGTGTTGCTGGCGCGCTGCGAGGGCCACTGCAGCCACACCACCCGCTCCGACCCCCTCATCTCCTTCAGCTCGGTGCTCAAACAGCCCTTCAAGAGCACCTGCTCCTGCTGCCGGCCGCACACCTCCAAGCTGAAGGCGGTGCGGCTGCGCTGCTCCGGCGGGACTCGCATCACGGCCACTTACAGATACATCCTCGCCTGCAACTGCGAGGAGTGCAGCTGA